A region of the Chlamydia buteonis genome:
TTTTCCATTGCTCATCGATATGCATAATCATGACCGAGCGAATAATATCTTTACAGATACCACTAGCATCTACTTCATCTCCAGCTGCTTCTGTAATTTCCTGCACCATAGAAGCAAACTTATTCTGGAGAACTTCTATGAGATCATCAGCAACCTGTTCTGCAATGGCATCTATAGAATTCAATCTTTTCAATTCTTCAATATTCAACTGCAGAGGGAAAGAATAGTTCATCCATTCTTCTAGCTTAGGAAGAGAATTCCCTGTAGGATGATCATGGCTGACTATCAATGAAGCGATCATTAATGCAACATGATATATTGCTTCCTTAGCTAAACTAAAGATATCTTCAGAGCGTATAACATCATTACGAAAAGCATAGATAGTCTGCCTTTGCTTATTCATAACATCGTCATATTCAAGAGTATGCTTGCGAATAGTATAGTTTCTTGCCTCAACCCGTTTCTGCGCTGTTTCAATTAGCTTATTGAACATAGGATCCGACATAGCCTCTCCTTCAGGAGGACGGAAATGACGAATCAATGCATTTAACTTGGGAGATGCAAATAAACGCATCAGCCGATCTTCAAAAGATAGGAAAAATTTAGCCGAACCAGGATCTCCTAAACGTGCACAACGCCCGCGTAACTGCCTATCAATACGGCGTGACTGGTGCCGACTAGTACCAATAACATGAAGACCTCCAACAACTACAGCTTCTTCATCCAGCTTAATATCTGTACCACGGCCAGCCATATTAGTGGCTACGGTCACAGCGCCCAGCTTTCCTGCCGCTGCAATAATCTCTGCTTCTTGAGCATGATTTTTCGCATTTAAAACTGTATGTTCTATGCGATTTTGTCTCAAAATACGAGAAAGTTTCTCAGACACCTCTACAGACTCCGTTCCTATGAGAATGGGGTTACCCACTTCATGTATACGGGCAATTTCCTTAACAATCGCGTGGTACTTTTCACGCTCTGTCATGTAAAATTCATCATTATGATCTACACGCAAACATGCTTTAAACGTAGGAACCTGCAATACGTATAGATTATAAATCTCTTTAAACTCTTTAGATTCAGTAATTGCTGTTCCCGTCATACCTGCGAGTTTTTCATACAGACGGAAGAAATTCTGTAAGGTAACTGTAGCAAAAGTTTGTGATTCCTTACGGATAGTGACATGTTCTTTTGCTTCTATTGCTTGATGCAGTCCTTCGGAAAAACGACGACCTGGTTGCGGGCGGCCCGTATGCTCGTCAATGATGACAATTTGATCATTACGAACAATATAATCCACATCGCGTTCCATAAGAAGATGCGCTCTTAATAGTTGCCGTAAGCCATGAGCTCGAGCTTTTCTCCTAGTATCTTCTTCGGAAATAGCTATTTTTCTATTGATTTTATCTGTCGGAGATAATGAATCGTCACTATCTATAAGAGCATATTCATGCCCCATGTCCATCATGACAAAATCTTCAGCAGAACCTCCAGCCTTATCAACCCACTGTTGCATGCCACGATCTGTCAATTCAAAATCATTATTATGTTCATCAACAATGATATAAAGCTGAGATAGCTTCTCTATACTCTCTTCTTTATTTTGCTCAGCATGATAATAAGTATCCCACTTATCTATCATTGCTCGCAAATCAGGGTGTTCGCGCACTCTACGCAAAACACGATTTAAAGGCATTCCCTTACTAACTAACCATAAGCTACGGCAAAATTCAGAGATAGCTTCAATAACTTTTTTATCCTTAGGGAGGATATCCATATCCAAGAACAATTCTAGTCCCTGTCTAGCTTTAAGAGCTAACTGGTTACATAACTCCCTTTGTAACTGAACGAGGTCAGCAACTTTATCTTTAAGTTCAAAATAAACAGGATTATGTTTTTCCCCGGGACCAGAAATAATTAAAGGAGTTCTAGCTTCATCAATTAAAATTGAGTCCACTTCATCGATAATAGCAAAATAAAACCCACGACCAACCTGCTCATCAACAGAAGTTGCAATAGAATTATCTCTGAGATAATCAAACCCGAACTCTGATGCTGTACCGTAGACAACGTCACAACGATAAATTTCTTTTCTTTTTTCTAAAGGAGATCCGGATATCAATACTCCG
Encoded here:
- the secA gene encoding preprotein translocase subunit SecA; translated protein: MLDFLKRFFGSSQERTLKKFQKLVDKVNLYDEMLAPLSDEELRNKTVELKKRYQEGESLDDMLPEAYAVVKNVCRRLTGTPVEVSGYHQNWDMVPYDVQILGAIAMHKGFITEMQTGEGKTLTAVMPLYLNALTGKPVHLVTVNDYLAQRDCEWVGSILRWLGLTTGVLISGSPLEKRKEIYRCDVVYGTASEFGFDYLRDNSIATSVDEQVGRGFYFAIIDEVDSILIDEARTPLIISGPGEKHNPVYFELKDKVADLVQLQRELCNQLALKARQGLELFLDMDILPKDKKVIEAISEFCRSLWLVSKGMPLNRVLRRVREHPDLRAMIDKWDTYYHAEQNKEESIEKLSQLYIIVDEHNNDFELTDRGMQQWVDKAGGSAEDFVMMDMGHEYALIDSDDSLSPTDKINRKIAISEEDTRRKARAHGLRQLLRAHLLMERDVDYIVRNDQIVIIDEHTGRPQPGRRFSEGLHQAIEAKEHVTIRKESQTFATVTLQNFFRLYEKLAGMTGTAITESKEFKEIYNLYVLQVPTFKACLRVDHNDEFYMTEREKYHAIVKEIARIHEVGNPILIGTESVEVSEKLSRILRQNRIEHTVLNAKNHAQEAEIIAAAGKLGAVTVATNMAGRGTDIKLDEEAVVVGGLHVIGTSRHQSRRIDRQLRGRCARLGDPGSAKFFLSFEDRLMRLFASPKLNALIRHFRPPEGEAMSDPMFNKLIETAQKRVEARNYTIRKHTLEYDDVMNKQRQTIYAFRNDVIRSEDIFSLAKEAIYHVALMIASLIVSHDHPTGNSLPKLEEWMNYSFPLQLNIEELKRLNSIDAIAEQVADDLIEVLQNKFASMVQEITEAAGDEVDASGICKDIIRSVMIMHIDEQWKIHLVDMDLLRSEVGLRTVGQKDPLIEFKHESFLLFESLIRDIRIAIVKHLFRLELTMTREQRPQNVVPVVATSFQNNENFGPLELTVISDSDDE